One Cohnella candidum genomic region harbors:
- a CDS encoding Tex family protein produces the protein MTEAIDAAAAKEAAERTVRQIAGELGLSAGQVRTVAALLDEGNTIPFIARYRKEMTGELDENQLRAIEERRNYLKGLEDRKNEVIRLIGEQDKLTPELETAIRKAVKLQEVEDLYRPYRQKRKTRASVAKERGLEPLAEWLLSQPRQGDLHAEAAKYVDEGKGVNAPEDAIQGAMDILAESWADDADIRRWVRKFTWDQGILHSKAKDSEAESVYEMYYQYNEPVKRLPPHRVLAINRGEREDVLGVSIDVPVERVVEELHRRILRGPSVARETLAAAAEDAYKRLIAPSIERELRGELTEKAEEHAIGIFSENLRNLLLQPPVKGRVVLGVDPAYRTGCKLAVVDETGKLLEVAVTYPTPPHNKKAEAEAVFKRIISQYGVQLIVVGNGTASRETEQFVVGVIKSIPERNLQYLIVNEAGASVYSASKLAQEEFPDLDVAERSAVSIARRLQDPLAELVKIEPKAIGVGQYQHDVTQKRLDESLSGVVESAVNHVGVDVNTASASLLSYVSGINGTLAKNIVKAREELGKFSDRKQLQKVPRLGAKTFEQCVGFLRITDGANPLDRTPIHPETYDVVKKLLRELGLDLSAIGTEPLKEKLRGLKAEEMAERLAVGVPTLRDIVDSLMRPGRDPRDELPPPIFHTDVLDIEDLKPGMELQGTVRNVVDFGAFVDIGIKNDGLVHISQLSDKFVKHPTEAVAVGDTVTVWVLSTDLKKGRVSLTMKKPR, from the coding sequence ATGACCGAAGCCATAGACGCGGCCGCCGCCAAGGAAGCCGCCGAGCGCACGGTCCGGCAAATCGCCGGGGAACTCGGCTTGTCCGCCGGGCAGGTGCGCACGGTAGCGGCGCTGCTCGACGAAGGAAACACGATCCCGTTCATCGCGCGCTACCGCAAAGAGATGACGGGAGAGCTCGACGAGAACCAGCTCCGCGCCATCGAGGAACGGAGAAATTATTTGAAAGGGCTGGAGGACCGCAAGAACGAGGTCATCCGGCTGATCGGCGAGCAGGACAAGCTTACGCCGGAGCTGGAAACCGCCATCCGCAAAGCCGTCAAGCTGCAAGAGGTCGAAGACCTCTACCGCCCGTACCGTCAGAAGCGCAAGACGCGCGCGAGCGTGGCCAAGGAGCGCGGGCTGGAACCGCTGGCGGAATGGCTGCTGTCCCAGCCGCGGCAAGGCGACCTGCACGCGGAGGCGGCCAAATACGTGGACGAGGGCAAAGGCGTGAACGCTCCTGAGGATGCGATTCAAGGCGCCATGGATATCTTGGCCGAATCGTGGGCCGACGATGCGGACATCCGCCGCTGGGTCCGCAAGTTTACGTGGGATCAAGGCATCTTGCACAGTAAAGCCAAGGATTCGGAAGCCGAATCGGTGTACGAGATGTACTATCAATACAACGAGCCGGTCAAACGGCTGCCCCCGCACCGGGTGCTGGCCATCAACCGCGGCGAGCGGGAGGATGTGCTTGGGGTCTCCATCGACGTCCCCGTAGAACGCGTCGTAGAGGAGCTGCACCGCCGCATCCTTCGCGGCCCGTCCGTGGCGCGTGAAACGCTGGCTGCAGCCGCCGAGGATGCTTATAAGCGGCTCATCGCCCCCTCGATCGAGCGCGAGCTTCGCGGCGAACTGACGGAGAAAGCCGAGGAGCATGCGATCGGCATCTTCTCCGAGAACCTCCGTAACCTGCTGCTGCAGCCTCCGGTCAAAGGCCGGGTCGTGCTGGGCGTAGACCCGGCCTACCGGACCGGCTGTAAGCTCGCAGTCGTCGACGAGACCGGCAAGCTGCTCGAGGTCGCCGTGACGTATCCGACACCCCCGCACAATAAGAAAGCGGAGGCCGAAGCCGTCTTCAAGCGCATCATCAGCCAATACGGCGTGCAACTGATCGTTGTCGGCAACGGGACCGCATCCCGCGAGACGGAACAGTTCGTCGTCGGCGTCATCAAGTCGATACCGGAGCGCAACCTGCAGTACCTTATCGTGAATGAAGCCGGCGCCAGCGTCTACTCCGCGTCCAAGCTGGCTCAGGAAGAATTCCCGGACCTGGACGTCGCCGAACGGAGCGCCGTGTCGATTGCCCGCCGGCTTCAGGATCCGCTGGCCGAGCTGGTGAAAATCGAACCGAAAGCGATCGGGGTCGGCCAGTACCAGCATGACGTCACGCAAAAACGGCTGGACGAAAGCCTCTCCGGCGTCGTCGAGTCGGCGGTCAACCATGTCGGGGTCGACGTGAATACGGCATCTGCTTCATTGCTCTCCTACGTCTCCGGGATCAACGGGACGCTGGCCAAAAACATCGTGAAAGCGCGGGAAGAGCTCGGCAAATTCTCGGACCGCAAACAGCTGCAGAAGGTGCCGCGCCTCGGCGCCAAAACGTTCGAGCAGTGCGTCGGTTTCTTGCGGATTACGGACGGCGCCAACCCGCTGGACCGCACGCCGATCCATCCCGAAACTTACGACGTGGTTAAAAAGCTGCTGCGCGAGCTGGGACTGGACTTGAGCGCGATCGGGACGGAGCCGCTCAAGGAGAAGCTGCGCGGGCTCAAGGCGGAAGAGATGGCGGAACGGCTCGCGGTAGGCGTCCCGACGCTCCGCGACATCGTGGACAGCCTCATGCGTCCCGGACGGGATCCGCGCGATGAGCTGCCTCCGCCGATTTTCCACACCGACGTGCTCGATATCGAGGATCTGAAGCCGGGCATGGAGCTCCAAGGCACCGTGCGCAATGTGGTCGATTTCGGAGCCTTCGTCGATATCGGCATCAAGAACGACGGGCTGGTCCACATCTCCCAGCTCAGCGACAAATTCGTGAAGCACCCGACCGAGGCGGTGGCCGTCGGCGATACGGTAACCGTCTGGGTGCTCAGCACGGACCTTAAAAAAGGCCGCGTCAGCCTGACCATGAAGAAACCGCGGTAA
- a CDS encoding flavin-containing monooxygenase, translated as MSIEALNERVKTDLAYLAFGGADWVPLKAREDGHVYDCVIVGGGQCGLGAAFGLLRERVSNLLVIDENPEGYEGPWDTYARMVTLRTPKHLTSVDLGIPSLTFRSWWEAQFGPEGWEAVTKIPRKDWMDYLRWYRKVLRLPVVNETKLRLIEPMEDGIYRLHIEGKGAPADRLLTRKVILATGIQGGGEWHVPAMIADRLPRSLYAHTSEEIDFGKLKGKKVAVLGGGASAFDNANYALSEGVAEAHVFVRRKELPRVNPIRQMESSGMIERFHNLSDSDKYAVISHFFKYNQPPTNDTFERAASWPGFRLHLGSPWLSVDSAGELAEVTTPQGKFEFDFLIVSTGLLTEPALRPELRLVEADIARWGDRYQAPEGAANPVLDAHPYLSPGFAFTGRGSDGSSNVRGLFAFNYSALLSCGLSASALSGMKFAIPKLAAAVADQLFLDERDRILGGFFAYDEPEFIGEWPKKA; from the coding sequence ATGAGCATTGAAGCATTGAACGAACGGGTGAAAACCGACCTTGCCTATCTCGCGTTCGGCGGGGCGGACTGGGTGCCGCTCAAGGCTCGCGAGGACGGCCATGTATACGACTGCGTCATCGTCGGCGGAGGGCAATGCGGCCTCGGAGCCGCTTTCGGCTTGCTGCGGGAACGGGTTTCTAATTTGCTTGTGATCGACGAAAACCCGGAAGGCTATGAGGGTCCTTGGGACACCTATGCCCGCATGGTAACGCTGCGGACACCCAAGCATCTTACCTCGGTCGACCTGGGCATTCCCTCGCTGACGTTCCGTTCCTGGTGGGAAGCTCAGTTCGGTCCGGAAGGCTGGGAAGCGGTGACGAAAATCCCCCGAAAGGACTGGATGGACTACTTGCGGTGGTATCGCAAGGTTCTCCGCTTGCCGGTCGTCAACGAGACGAAGCTGAGGCTGATCGAACCTATGGAAGACGGCATCTACCGTTTGCATATCGAAGGGAAGGGCGCGCCGGCGGACCGGCTGCTCACCCGCAAGGTGATTCTGGCTACCGGCATTCAAGGGGGAGGCGAATGGCACGTGCCCGCCATGATTGCCGATCGGCTGCCGCGCAGCCTCTACGCGCATACTTCGGAGGAGATCGATTTCGGGAAACTGAAGGGGAAAAAGGTGGCGGTGCTGGGCGGAGGCGCCTCGGCGTTCGACAACGCCAATTACGCGCTGTCAGAGGGCGTGGCCGAAGCGCACGTTTTCGTCCGCCGGAAGGAGCTGCCGCGCGTCAATCCGATCCGTCAGATGGAATCCTCCGGCATGATCGAGCGGTTCCACAACTTGTCCGACTCCGATAAATACGCCGTCATCTCGCATTTTTTCAAATATAACCAACCGCCGACGAACGATACGTTCGAACGGGCGGCCTCGTGGCCCGGATTCCGCCTTCACTTAGGCTCTCCATGGCTGAGCGTCGATTCGGCGGGCGAACTTGCGGAGGTGACGACGCCTCAAGGGAAGTTCGAATTCGATTTTCTCATCGTCAGCACGGGCCTGCTCACCGAACCTGCCTTGCGGCCGGAACTTCGGCTCGTGGAAGCGGACATCGCCCGCTGGGGCGACCGTTATCAGGCACCGGAAGGGGCGGCGAATCCGGTGCTCGACGCGCATCCCTATTTGTCGCCCGGATTCGCGTTTACCGGGCGCGGAAGTGACGGGTCATCCAACGTGCGGGGGCTGTTCGCGTTTAATTACTCGGCTTTGCTCAGCTGCGGTCTTTCGGCTTCCGCGCTGTCGGGCATGAAGTTCGCGATTCCCAAGCTGGCGGCGGCCGTAGCCGATCAGTTGTTCCTGGACGAGCGAGATCGGATTTTAGGCGGCTTCTTCGCTTACGACGAACCCGAGTTCATCGGCGAATGGCCGAAGAAGGCGTAA
- a CDS encoding type II toxin-antitoxin system PemK/MazF family toxin gives MIVKRGDVFYADLSPVVGSEQGGVRPVLVIQNDIGNRFSPTVIVAAITAQIQKAKLPTHVEIEAKTHGMEKDSVILLEQIRTIDKQRLTDKITHLEDDTMRKVDEALQISVGLIDF, from the coding sequence TTGATCGTCAAGCGCGGGGATGTTTTTTACGCCGATTTGTCGCCGGTCGTCGGCTCGGAACAGGGCGGAGTGCGCCCCGTGCTGGTGATCCAGAACGATATCGGCAACCGCTTCAGCCCTACGGTCATCGTGGCGGCCATCACGGCGCAAATCCAGAAAGCGAAGCTTCCGACGCACGTCGAGATCGAAGCGAAGACGCACGGGATGGAGAAGGATTCCGTCATCCTGCTGGAGCAGATCCGCACGATCGACAAGCAGAGGCTGACGGACAAAATCACGCACCTCGAGGACGACACGATGCGCAAAGTGGATGAAGCTTTGCAGATCAGCGTCGGTTTGATCGATTTTTGA
- a CDS encoding CopG family ribbon-helix-helix protein, with protein MANYQHTKRIMISLPDHLLREVDFVVEKENTNRSEVIRQAMKQYLVERKKRMIRDAMQRGYLEMAKINLNMASEAFHAEEDAESTLGRLVSGV; from the coding sequence GTGGCCAATTACCAACATACGAAACGCATTATGATCAGTTTGCCGGATCATCTGCTGCGCGAAGTCGACTTCGTCGTGGAGAAGGAAAATACCAATCGCAGCGAAGTGATCCGCCAAGCGATGAAACAATACTTGGTGGAGCGCAAGAAACGGATGATTCGCGACGCGATGCAGCGCGGGTATTTGGAAATGGCGAAAATCAACCTGAACATGGCATCCGAAGCTTTCCACGCCGAAGAAGATGCCGAAAGCACGCTCGGGCGCCTCGTTAGCGGGGTGTAG
- the alr gene encoding alanine racemase: MDSYYRPTVAEISLDALGRNIASFRRRLPAGSRLLASVKANAYGHGAVETAREAAAAGADYLGVAFLDEALQLRRAGIETPILVLGFTPASGLAIARDQGITVNLYREDILEAAAALPPSDRKLKAHVKIDSGMGRLGLLPGPAAESFLERAFRVPQLEIEGLFTHFARADESDKSYTQMQAERFGRVVEYVRRHGLPISIIHSGNSAAGIDLPGHVGQMLRLGISMYGLYPSDEVDRGSVELEPVMTLKTELVHVKRLAAGEGISYGTRYFTSREETVGTLPLGYADGFSRMLGDQAEVLVRGRRMPVVGRICMDQCMVRLDGDAETALPGEEVVLMGRQGDAVISAEEIAAKLGTIPYEWICMVANRVPRVYLKSGEVVSVVNPLLG; this comes from the coding sequence GTGGACTCCTATTACAGGCCGACCGTAGCCGAGATTTCTTTGGATGCCTTGGGACGAAACATCGCCTCTTTCCGCCGCCGGCTGCCGGCCGGATCGAGGCTGCTGGCATCGGTGAAAGCGAACGCTTACGGGCACGGAGCCGTGGAGACCGCCCGAGAAGCGGCCGCGGCGGGGGCGGACTATTTGGGAGTCGCGTTTCTGGACGAGGCGCTGCAGCTGAGAAGAGCCGGCATTGAGACGCCAATCCTCGTGCTTGGCTTCACGCCGGCCAGCGGCCTCGCGATCGCGCGCGATCAGGGAATTACCGTGAATCTGTATCGCGAAGACATTTTGGAGGCGGCCGCGGCGCTGCCTCCCTCGGACAGGAAATTGAAGGCGCACGTGAAAATCGATTCCGGAATGGGGCGGCTCGGCCTGCTGCCGGGACCGGCGGCGGAATCGTTTCTCGAACGCGCTTTTCGCGTGCCGCAGCTGGAAATAGAGGGCCTCTTCACCCATTTCGCGCGCGCGGACGAATCGGACAAATCCTACACGCAAATGCAGGCGGAAAGATTCGGTCGCGTAGTCGAGTACGTCCGTCGACACGGGCTTCCGATTTCGATCATCCATTCCGGCAATAGCGCGGCGGGCATTGATCTGCCGGGACACGTCGGCCAGATGCTTCGGCTCGGCATCAGCATGTACGGCCTGTATCCGAGCGACGAAGTGGACCGCGGCTCCGTAGAACTGGAACCGGTCATGACGCTGAAGACGGAACTCGTTCACGTCAAAAGGCTGGCCGCCGGGGAAGGCATCAGTTACGGAACCCGTTACTTCACGAGCCGGGAGGAAACCGTCGGCACGCTGCCTTTGGGCTACGCGGACGGCTTCAGCCGGATGCTCGGCGACCAGGCGGAAGTGCTGGTCCGCGGACGCCGGATGCCGGTGGTCGGGCGGATCTGCATGGACCAATGCATGGTGCGGCTGGACGGGGATGCGGAGACGGCGCTGCCGGGCGAGGAAGTCGTGCTCATGGGGCGCCAAGGTGACGCCGTTATCTCGGCCGAGGAAATCGCCGCCAAGCTGGGGACGATTCCTTATGAATGGATTTGCATGGTCGCGAACCGCGTGCCGAGGGTGTACCTCAAGAGCGGTGAAGTCGTGTCGGTGGTTAACCCGCTGCTGGGGTAG
- a CDS encoding LolA family protein codes for MRRRIPWIVVAVMVLTAILSGCGSKDATSIVKDLDKVMGKMESYQASGTMTLHTGQQPLNYKVEVWYQKPKFYRIALTNEKRDITQIVLRNDDGVFVLTPSLNKSYRFQSDWPDNQGQVYLYQTLVQSIQMDNSRQFATDKDAYVFDVMAGNYQNGSFARQKIWLSKDDYAPKQVQVTDTNNNLMVEVNFDSFDFGKKFDANAFDMARNMGKTADESGQASGQTDVQPSASPSDEGAMAPAADDAKNPDGQAAEETLSVVEPDPDALPQGVSLKDTKDVQLGEESGFMLRYTGTYDFTITERVPKAETVMGQEGMVLDLGFTVGLLTGDTTKTLTWTYGGVEYRLTTNDLPQEDMVRAAQSMVDASGK; via the coding sequence ATGCGTCGACGGATCCCGTGGATCGTTGTCGCCGTCATGGTGTTGACCGCTATCCTTTCCGGATGCGGGAGCAAAGACGCGACTTCGATCGTCAAGGACCTGGACAAAGTCATGGGCAAAATGGAAAGTTACCAAGCCAGCGGAACGATGACCCTGCACACCGGACAGCAGCCGTTGAACTACAAAGTGGAGGTATGGTATCAGAAGCCGAAGTTTTACCGGATCGCCCTCACGAACGAGAAACGCGACATTACCCAGATTGTCCTGCGCAACGACGACGGCGTGTTCGTGCTCACGCCGAGCTTGAACAAGAGCTATCGCTTCCAAAGCGACTGGCCGGATAACCAAGGCCAAGTTTACCTATACCAGACGCTCGTGCAAAGCATCCAGATGGACAACTCGAGGCAGTTCGCCACGGATAAGGACGCTTATGTCTTCGACGTCATGGCCGGCAACTACCAGAACGGCTCGTTCGCCCGCCAGAAAATCTGGCTGTCCAAAGACGACTATGCACCCAAGCAGGTCCAAGTCACGGACACGAACAACAACCTGATGGTCGAGGTGAATTTCGACAGCTTCGATTTCGGGAAGAAGTTTGACGCGAACGCCTTCGACATGGCCCGGAACATGGGGAAAACTGCAGACGAAAGCGGGCAAGCGAGCGGACAAACGGACGTTCAGCCCTCCGCTTCGCCTTCCGACGAAGGAGCGATGGCTCCGGCAGCGGACGACGCGAAAAATCCGGACGGCCAAGCCGCCGAGGAAACGCTGTCCGTCGTCGAGCCGGATCCGGATGCGCTGCCGCAAGGCGTCAGTCTGAAGGATACGAAAGACGTTCAGCTGGGCGAGGAATCGGGCTTCATGCTCCGCTATACCGGCACGTACGATTTCACGATCACGGAACGAGTTCCGAAAGCGGAAACGGTCATGGGGCAAGAAGGAATGGTGCTGGATCTCGGATTCACGGTGGGCTTGCTGACGGGCGATACGACGAAGACGCTCACGTGGACCTACGGCGGGGTCGAGTATCGGCTCACGACGAACGATCTTCCGCAAGAAGACATGGTGAGGGCGGCCCAATCGATGGTCGACGCCTCGGGTAAATAA
- a CDS encoding polysaccharide deacetylase family protein, with protein MNAAIWILQVFLLVSAITSNTPTVTPQNAFNTPIPILLYHSVTEEAEDDPLKISPARFEQEMRYLRERGYHPLFFTDLPDGSGNNALPSKPVIITLDDGYEDNYTKAFPILKRTGMKATIFAITGNVGKPNYLTWRQLRIMEASGAVDTESHTVTHPDLTKLGAKEKADELIKSRDTILRRLGHPSIAFAYPYGKYDQATVEAVRSAGYRYAVTGENGYAEIGRGRLTLPRNVITSDMTLEQFRALLP; from the coding sequence ATGAACGCCGCGATCTGGATCCTGCAAGTCTTCTTGCTCGTATCCGCCATAACATCAAACACTCCGACCGTTACGCCGCAAAATGCCTTCAACACGCCCATTCCCATTTTGCTGTATCATTCCGTGACCGAAGAAGCGGAGGACGATCCGCTCAAGATTTCCCCGGCCCGATTCGAACAGGAAATGCGGTACTTGCGCGAGCGCGGCTATCATCCGCTGTTTTTCACCGATCTTCCGGATGGCTCCGGAAACAATGCGCTTCCTTCCAAGCCGGTGATCATTACGCTGGATGACGGCTATGAAGATAACTACACGAAAGCCTTCCCTATACTGAAACGGACAGGAATGAAGGCCACCATATTCGCCATTACCGGGAACGTGGGCAAGCCCAATTATTTAACCTGGAGACAGTTACGGATCATGGAAGCTTCCGGAGCCGTCGATACCGAGTCTCATACCGTGACCCATCCGGATCTCACGAAGTTAGGCGCCAAAGAAAAAGCGGATGAGTTGATCAAATCCCGTGATACGATTCTGCGCCGGCTCGGCCATCCTTCGATCGCTTTCGCTTATCCCTATGGCAAATACGATCAAGCGACCGTCGAAGCCGTGCGTTCTGCCGGATACCGTTACGCGGTAACCGGGGAAAACGGCTATGCGGAGATCGGCCGAGGCCGCTTGACACTCCCCCGGAATGTCATCACAAGCGATATGACGCTTGAACAATTTCGCGCGTTGCTCCCTTAA
- a CDS encoding ABC transporter permease: MQDFLWLMKKTFQTLIRRKSALIVMALPIAGVLLSMLIYGNSGGSDLRVGIVNLDGGEAVTEDAAKFVAALNKVKVTQTDEASLRKDLAAGKLDAGIVFGKGFADGAREGSPAAVEIVSVKGAQVTAYMKAMLQSYVSNVASIGQGTKGDPEAFDRIYAEYAKHAYTMKAETLEDTSHRKDITYQSLGYLIAFMMFSAVSMSEMILKEKENRTFLRLLSSPVSAKTYVLANVAVNFLVLTVQIILTLIFMKTVLRVDSGIPFGEMLLPLLLFALTAIGLSLLIVAFAKSSAAAGALQNLIITPTCLVAGCYIPATLMPESLLKVSHFLPQHWLLNAVDRLQHGQTFGSLYMNFFILLAFTAAFTVIAIYRFGRNNDTRLFV; encoded by the coding sequence ATGCAAGATTTCCTGTGGTTGATGAAGAAGACGTTCCAAACCCTGATTCGGAGGAAAAGCGCGTTGATCGTCATGGCGCTGCCGATCGCCGGGGTACTGCTGTCGATGCTGATTTACGGCAATTCGGGGGGCAGTGATCTTCGCGTCGGCATCGTCAACTTGGACGGCGGCGAAGCGGTGACGGAAGACGCGGCGAAATTCGTGGCTGCTCTGAATAAGGTGAAAGTGACGCAGACCGATGAAGCTTCCCTGCGCAAAGACCTGGCGGCCGGCAAACTCGATGCGGGGATCGTTTTCGGCAAAGGCTTCGCCGACGGAGCCCGTGAAGGTAGTCCGGCAGCGGTCGAAATCGTCTCGGTGAAAGGCGCCCAAGTGACGGCATACATGAAGGCGATGCTGCAAAGCTACGTCAGCAACGTCGCTTCGATCGGCCAAGGGACGAAAGGCGACCCGGAAGCTTTCGACCGAATTTACGCAGAATACGCGAAACATGCGTATACGATGAAAGCGGAGACGCTCGAGGACACGTCCCACCGTAAAGACATTACGTATCAATCGCTGGGCTACCTGATCGCGTTCATGATGTTTTCCGCGGTGAGCATGTCGGAGATGATCCTGAAAGAGAAGGAAAACCGGACGTTCCTTCGCTTGTTGTCCTCGCCGGTGTCGGCCAAAACATATGTGCTGGCCAACGTGGCGGTCAACTTTCTCGTCTTGACCGTGCAAATCATTTTGACGCTGATCTTCATGAAAACCGTGCTTCGGGTCGATTCCGGCATCCCGTTCGGCGAGATGCTCCTGCCGCTGCTGTTGTTCGCGCTGACCGCGATCGGCCTTTCTCTGCTCATCGTTGCGTTCGCCAAGAGCAGCGCGGCGGCAGGTGCCCTGCAGAATCTCATCATTACGCCGACTTGCCTGGTCGCGGGATGTTACATTCCGGCGACGCTCATGCCGGAGTCGCTGCTGAAGGTGTCCCACTTCCTGCCGCAGCACTGGCTGCTGAATGCGGTCGACCGGCTCCAGCACGGCCAAACCTTCGGCAGCCTGTACATGAACTTCTTCATTCTGCTCGCTTTCACGGCGGCGTTTACCGTGATCGCGATTTACCGGTTCGGCCGCAACAACGATACGAGGCTGTTCGTGTAG